From Flavobacterium sp. 102, a single genomic window includes:
- the rplP gene encoding 50S ribosomal protein L16, with amino-acid sequence MLQPKRTKYRKVQKGRMKGVSQRGHELSNGMFGIKSVHENGMFLTSRQIEAARIAATRFMKREGQLWIKIFPDKPITKKPLEVRMGKGKGAVEYWAAVVKPGKIMFEVGGVPLAVAKEALRLAAQKLPVKTKFVVARDFEA; translated from the coding sequence ATGTTACAGCCTAAAAGAACAAAATACCGTAAGGTACAGAAGGGTAGAATGAAAGGCGTTTCTCAAAGAGGACACGAGCTTTCTAATGGAATGTTTGGAATTAAATCAGTACATGAAAATGGAATGTTCTTAACTTCACGTCAAATCGAAGCGGCACGTATTGCTGCCACTCGTTTTATGAAAAGAGAAGGACAGTTATGGATTAAAATATTTCCAGATAAACCGATCACCAAAAAACCTCTAGAGGTACGTATGGGTAAAGGTAAAGGAGCGGTCGAATATTGGGCTGCTGTTGTGAAACCAGGAAAAATTATGTTTGAAGTTGGTGGAGTTCCACTAGCGGTTGCAAAAGAGGCTTTGCGTCTTGCTGCTCAAAAACTTCCTGTAAAAACTAAGTTTGTCGTTGCTAGAGATTTCGAAGCATAA
- the rpsQ gene encoding 30S ribosomal protein S17 — MEDKRNLRKERIGVVTSNKMDKSIVVAQVTRVKHPLYGKFVLKTKKFHAHDETNDCNIGDTVKIMETRPLSKTKCWRLVEIIERAK; from the coding sequence ATGGAAGATAAAAGAAATTTAAGAAAAGAAAGAATTGGTGTTGTTACGTCAAACAAAATGGACAAGTCTATTGTTGTGGCACAAGTAACCAGAGTAAAACACCCGTTATACGGTAAGTTCGTGTTAAAAACTAAAAAGTTTCATGCACACGACGAAACAAATGACTGTAACATTGGTGATACAGTAAAGATCATGGAAACAAGACCTTTATCAAAAACCAAATGTTGGAGACTAGTTGAAATCATTGAAAGAGCTAAGTAA
- the rpsJ gene encoding 30S ribosomal protein S10, whose amino-acid sequence MSQKIRIKLKSYDHMLVDKSAEKIVKTVKSTGAVVTGPIPLPTHKKIFTVLRSPHVNKKAREQFEVSSYKRLLDIYSSSSKTIDALMKLELPSGVEVEIKV is encoded by the coding sequence ATGAGTCAAAAAATTAGAATAAAATTAAAGTCTTACGATCATATGTTGGTTGATAAATCAGCTGAGAAAATCGTAAAAACTGTGAAAAGCACAGGTGCTGTCGTAACAGGTCCTATTCCGTTACCTACACACAAAAAGATATTTACTGTATTGCGTTCTCCGCACGTTAACAAAAAAGCGAGAGAGCAGTTTGAAGTAAGTTCGTATAAAAGATTATTAGATATTTACTCTTCATCTTCAAAAACGATTGATGCTCTAATGAAATTAGAGTTGCCAAGTGGTGTTGAAGTGGAAATCAAAGTATAA
- the rplW gene encoding 50S ribosomal protein L23, producing MSIIIKPIITEKITKEGEVFNRFGFVVDKKANKVQIKKAVEAAYGISVVSVNTMNYRADRTTKYTKSGLISGKTNSYKKAVVQVKEGETIDFYNNI from the coding sequence ATGAGTATTATAATTAAGCCTATCATAACTGAAAAAATCACCAAAGAAGGTGAGGTTTTCAACCGTTTTGGTTTTGTTGTTGATAAAAAAGCAAACAAAGTTCAAATTAAGAAAGCTGTAGAAGCTGCTTACGGAATTTCTGTTGTTTCTGTTAACACGATGAACTATAGAGCAGATAGAACTACTAAATATACAAAAAGTGGTTTGATTAGCGGAAAAACGAACAGCTACAAGAAAGCTGTCGTACAAGTAAAAGAAGGAGAAACAATAGATTTTTATAATAATATCTAA
- the rpmC gene encoding 50S ribosomal protein L29 yields the protein MKQSEIINLSAAELQEKLSQLRKAYSDLKSAHAISPIANPLQIRSARRAVARVATELTKRELQ from the coding sequence ATGAAACAATCAGAAATTATAAATCTATCCGCAGCTGAGTTGCAAGAAAAACTTAGTCAATTAAGAAAAGCGTATTCAGACCTAAAATCAGCTCACGCTATTTCTCCAATTGCCAATCCACTTCAAATTAGAAGTGCTAGAAGAGCGGTTGCTAGAGTAGCAACAGAGCTAACTAAAAGAGAGTTACAATAA
- the rplV gene encoding 50S ribosomal protein L22, giving the protein MGVRKRETADARKEANKSIAFAKLNNCPTSPRKMRLVADLVRGQKVERALNILRFSSKEASRKLEKLVLSAINNWEQKNADGNVSEAGLFIKEIRVDGGMMLKRLRPAPQGRAHRIRKRSNHVTIVLGANDNTQAN; this is encoded by the coding sequence ATGGGAGTTCGTAAAAGAGAAACAGCAGATGCGAGAAAAGAGGCTAATAAGTCTATTGCTTTCGCGAAATTGAATAACTGCCCTACTTCACCTAGAAAAATGCGCTTAGTAGCAGACTTGGTAAGAGGTCAGAAAGTGGAAAGAGCTTTAAATATTTTAAGATTTAGCTCAAAAGAAGCTTCAAGAAAATTAGAGAAATTAGTATTATCAGCGATCAACAATTGGGAGCAGAAAAATGCTGACGGAAACGTTTCAGAAGCAGGCTTATTTATAAAAGAAATCCGTGTTGACGGTGGAATGATGTTGAAAAGACTTCGTCCGGCCCCACAAGGAAGAGCACACAGAATTAGAAAACGTTCAAACCACGTGACAATCGTGTTAGGAGCTAATGATAACACACAAGCAAATTAA
- the rpsC gene encoding 30S ribosomal protein S3: MGQKTNPIGNRLGIIRGWDSNWYGGNDYGDKIAEDYKIRKYIHARLSKASVSKVIIERTLKLVTVTITTARPGIIIGKGGQEVDKLKEELKKVTDKEVQINIFEIKRPELDAYLVGTSIARQIESRISYRRAIKMAIAAAMRMNAEGIKVLISGRLNGAEMARSEQFKEGRIPLSTFRADIDYALAEAHTTYGRMGIKVWIMKGEVYGKRDLSPLVGMDKKQASGGKGGDSSKGGDRKPFNKDRKPGGDRKRK, translated from the coding sequence ATGGGACAAAAGACAAATCCAATAGGAAACAGACTTGGTATCATCAGAGGATGGGATTCAAACTGGTATGGTGGAAATGATTACGGTGATAAAATCGCTGAAGATTATAAAATCAGAAAGTACATTCATGCTCGTTTATCAAAAGCTAGTGTATCAAAAGTAATCATCGAGAGAACTTTGAAACTTGTAACCGTTACTATCACTACTGCTAGACCTGGTATTATTATCGGGAAAGGTGGTCAAGAGGTAGACAAGTTGAAAGAAGAACTTAAGAAAGTTACTGACAAAGAGGTTCAAATCAACATCTTTGAAATTAAAAGACCTGAGTTAGATGCGTATTTAGTTGGAACTAGTATTGCACGTCAAATCGAAAGCCGTATTTCATACAGAAGAGCTATTAAAATGGCTATCGCAGCAGCAATGCGTATGAATGCAGAAGGTATTAAAGTTTTGATTTCTGGTCGTTTGAACGGTGCTGAAATGGCACGTTCTGAGCAATTCAAAGAAGGTAGAATTCCTCTATCAACTTTCAGAGCCGATATTGATTATGCTTTGGCTGAAGCACATACTACTTATGGTAGAATGGGTATCAAAGTATGGATCATGAAAGGTGAGGTTTACGGAAAACGTGATTTATCTCCACTTGTTGGAATGGATAAAAAACAAGCTTCTGGCGGAAAAGGCGGGGATTCTTCAAAAGGAGGAGACAGAAAACCTTTTAACAAAGACAGAAAACCTGGTGGAGACCGTAAAAGAAAGTAA
- the fusA gene encoding elongation factor G has translation MARDLKFTRNIGIAAHIDAGKTTTTERILFYTGKSHKIGEVHDGAATMDWMAQEQERGITITSAATTCEWSFPTEQGKPLPTSQDYHFNIIDTPGHVDFTVEVNRSLRVLDGLVFLFSAVDGVEPQSETNWRLADQYRVPRMGFVNKMDRQGSNFLSVCQQVRDMLKSNAVAITLPIGEENDFKGVVDLVKNQAIVWHDETQGATFDIVDIPADMVTEVKEYRDILIEAVADYDENLLDKYMEDPDSITEDEINIALRAATIDMAIIPMIAGSSFKNKGVQFMLDAVCKYLPSPLDKEGIEGIHPDDAELLEEDQTKILRRPDVKEPFAALAFKIATDPYVGRLAFFRAYSGRLDAGSYILNTRSGNKERISRIYQMHANKQNPIDYIEAGDIGAAVGFKDIKTGDTMCDEKHPIILESMKFPAPVIGIAIEPKTKADVDKMGMALAKLAEEDPTFTVRTDEASGQTIISGMGELHLDILVDRMKREFKVEVNQGEPQVEYKEAFTKSAQHRETYKKQSGGRGKFGDIVFLLEPADEVDGKVPVGLQFVNAVKGGNVPKEYIPSVEKGFREAMKTGPLAGYQVDSLKVTLLDGSFHPVDSDALSFELAAKMGYKEVAKAAGAVILEPIMKMEVITPEENMGDIVGDINRRRGQVNDMGDRNGAKTIKANVPLSEMFGYVTTLRTLSSGRATSTMEFSHYEQTPSNISEEVIKKAKGNA, from the coding sequence ATGGCTAGAGATTTAAAATTTACAAGAAACATCGGAATTGCTGCTCACATTGATGCTGGTAAAACAACAACAACGGAGCGTATATTATTCTATACCGGAAAATCACACAAAATTGGTGAAGTGCACGATGGTGCTGCAACAATGGACTGGATGGCACAAGAGCAAGAAAGAGGTATTACCATTACTTCTGCTGCTACCACTTGTGAGTGGAGTTTTCCAACAGAACAAGGTAAACCATTACCAACTTCTCAAGATTACCACTTTAACATTATTGATACTCCTGGACACGTTGACTTTACCGTAGAGGTAAACCGTTCATTACGTGTATTGGATGGATTGGTTTTCTTGTTTAGTGCTGTTGACGGTGTTGAGCCTCAATCAGAAACTAACTGGAGATTGGCCGATCAATATAGAGTTCCACGTATGGGATTCGTAAACAAAATGGACCGTCAAGGTTCAAACTTCTTGAGCGTTTGTCAACAAGTTAGAGACATGTTAAAATCTAACGCAGTTGCGATTACTTTGCCAATCGGTGAAGAAAACGACTTTAAAGGAGTGGTTGATTTAGTAAAAAATCAAGCTATCGTATGGCATGATGAAACTCAAGGGGCAACTTTTGATATTGTTGATATTCCTGCTGATATGGTTACTGAAGTTAAAGAATACAGAGATATCCTTATCGAGGCAGTGGCTGATTATGATGAGAACTTGCTTGATAAATACATGGAAGATCCGGATTCTATTACTGAAGACGAAATCAACATCGCTTTAAGAGCGGCTACTATCGATATGGCTATCATTCCTATGATTGCCGGATCATCATTCAAAAACAAAGGTGTTCAATTCATGTTGGATGCTGTATGTAAATATTTACCATCTCCTTTAGATAAAGAAGGTATTGAAGGAATTCATCCTGATGATGCTGAATTATTGGAAGAAGATCAAACTAAAATCTTACGTCGTCCTGATGTAAAAGAGCCGTTCGCAGCTTTGGCATTTAAAATTGCTACTGACCCTTATGTTGGTCGTTTGGCTTTCTTCCGTGCTTATTCAGGTCGTTTAGATGCTGGTTCTTACATCTTGAACACTCGTTCAGGAAATAAAGAAAGAATTTCTCGTATCTACCAAATGCACGCTAACAAGCAAAACCCAATCGATTATATCGAAGCAGGTGATATTGGAGCAGCAGTTGGATTTAAAGATATCAAGACTGGAGATACAATGTGTGACGAAAAGCACCCAATCATTCTTGAGTCAATGAAATTCCCTGCGCCGGTAATTGGTATCGCTATCGAACCAAAAACGAAAGCAGACGTTGATAAAATGGGTATGGCTTTGGCTAAATTGGCTGAAGAAGATCCAACGTTTACAGTAAGAACTGATGAGGCTTCAGGTCAAACGATTATTTCGGGAATGGGTGAGTTACACTTAGACATCCTTGTAGATCGTATGAAACGTGAATTCAAAGTTGAAGTGAACCAAGGGGAACCTCAAGTTGAATACAAAGAAGCTTTCACAAAATCTGCACAACACAGAGAAACATACAAAAAACAATCAGGTGGTCGTGGTAAATTCGGTGATATCGTATTTTTACTTGAGCCGGCAGATGAAGTTGATGGTAAAGTTCCTGTAGGATTGCAGTTTGTTAATGCTGTAAAAGGTGGTAACGTTCCTAAAGAATACATTCCTTCTGTAGAGAAAGGTTTCAGAGAGGCTATGAAAACTGGTCCATTAGCTGGATACCAAGTAGATAGTTTGAAAGTAACTTTATTAGATGGATCTTTCCACCCGGTAGATTCTGATGCGCTTTCTTTCGAATTGGCTGCTAAAATGGGGTACAAAGAAGTAGCGAAAGCTGCCGGAGCTGTAATCCTTGAGCCAATCATGAAAATGGAAGTTATTACTCCGGAAGAAAACATGGGAGATATCGTAGGTGATATCAACCGTCGTAGAGGTCAAGTTAATGATATGGGTGACAGAAATGGCGCTAAAACAATCAAAGCTAACGTGCCTTTATCTGAAATGTTTGGTTATGTAACAACCTTAAGAACATTGTCTTCAGGTAGAGCAACTTCTACAATGGAATTCTCTCACTACGAGCAAACTCCTTCAAATATTTCTGAAGAAGTAATCAAAAAAGCAAAAGGTAACGCTTAA
- the rplD gene encoding 50S ribosomal protein L4, with translation MEVKVIDINGKDTGRKVQLSDSVFGIEPNNHAVYLDVKQYLANQRQGTHKAKERAEVAGSTRKIKKQKGTGTARAGSKKSPLFKGGGTVFGPRPRSYSFKLNKTVKRLARKSAFSLKVKESNLLVVEDFNFETPNTKNFINVLKALGLENKKSLFVLGDSNKNVYLSSRNLKASSVVTNSELSTYEILNANNLVLLEGSLEGIEENLSK, from the coding sequence ATGGAAGTAAAAGTTATAGATATCAACGGAAAAGATACTGGAAGAAAAGTTCAACTTTCTGATTCAGTATTCGGCATTGAGCCAAATAATCACGCAGTATATCTTGATGTTAAGCAATACTTAGCAAATCAAAGACAAGGTACGCACAAAGCAAAAGAAAGAGCTGAAGTAGCGGGAAGTACTCGTAAGATTAAAAAACAAAAAGGAACAGGTACTGCTCGTGCAGGATCTAAAAAGAGTCCATTGTTCAAAGGTGGAGGAACAGTATTCGGTCCAAGACCAAGAAGCTACTCTTTCAAATTGAACAAAACTGTAAAAAGATTGGCTAGAAAATCTGCCTTCTCTTTGAAAGTTAAAGAATCAAATTTATTAGTTGTGGAAGACTTTAATTTTGAAACACCAAACACTAAAAATTTCATCAACGTTTTGAAAGCTTTAGGGTTAGAAAACAAAAAATCTTTGTTTGTGTTGGGTGATTCAAATAAAAATGTATATTTGTCGTCACGCAATTTAAAGGCATCTAGCGTAGTAACTAACTCAGAATTAAGTACTTACGAGATTTTAAATGCAAATAATTTAGTTCTTTTAGAAGGATCTTTAGAAGGAATTGAAGAAAATTTAAGCAAATAA
- the rpsS gene encoding 30S ribosomal protein S19, with product MARSLKKGPFVHYKLDKKVQENIAGGNKGVVKTWSRASMITPDFVGQTIAVHNGRQFVPVYVTENMVGHKLGEFSPTRSFRGHAGAKNKGKK from the coding sequence ATGGCACGTTCATTAAAAAAAGGACCTTTTGTACACTATAAATTAGATAAGAAAGTTCAGGAAAATATTGCTGGTGGAAATAAAGGTGTAGTTAAGACTTGGTCTAGAGCATCTATGATTACTCCGGATTTCGTGGGACAAACTATCGCAGTTCACAATGGTCGCCAATTCGTTCCGGTTTATGTAACTGAGAATATGGTAGGACACAAATTAGGAGAGTTTTCACCAACCAGATCTTTTAGAGGTCACGCTGGAGCAAAAAATAAAGGTAAAAAATAA
- the rpsL gene encoding 30S ribosomal protein S12: MPTIQQLVRTGRTQITKKSKSVALDSCPQRRGVCTRVYTTTPKKPNSAMRKVARVRLTNGNEVNAYIPGEGHNLQEHSIVLVRGGRVKDLPGVRYHIVRGALDTSGVAGRTQRRSKYGAKRPKEAKK; this comes from the coding sequence ATGCCAACAATTCAACAATTAGTAAGAACAGGAAGAACTCAAATCACTAAGAAGAGTAAATCGGTTGCTTTAGATTCTTGTCCTCAAAGAAGAGGTGTTTGTACGCGTGTTTACACTACTACTCCAAAAAAACCAAACTCAGCAATGCGTAAAGTAGCGCGTGTACGTTTGACTAATGGAAATGAAGTGAATGCTTACATCCCAGGAGAAGGACATAATCTACAAGAGCACTCGATAGTATTAGTGCGAGGCGGAAGGGTAAAAGATTTACCAGGAGTTAGATACCACATTGTGCGTGGTGCGCTTGATACATCAGGTGTAGCAGGAAGAACACAAAGAAGATCTAAGTACGGTGCTAAACGCCCAAAAGAAGCAAAAAAGTAA
- the rplB gene encoding 50S ribosomal protein L2, producing the protein MSVRKLKPITPGQRFRVVNGFDAITTDKPERSLIAPIKNSGGRNSQGKMTMRYTGGGHKQRYRIIDFKRTKVGIPATVKSIEYDPNRTAFIALLWYVDGEKTYIVAQNGLQVGQTVVSGEGAAPEIGNTLPLSKIPLGTVISCIELRPGQGATIARSAGTFAQLMARDGKYATIKMPSGETRLILLTCSATIGAVSNSDHQLIVSGKAGRSRWLGRRPRTRPVAMNPVDHPMGGGEGRSSGGHPRSRKGLPAKGYRTRSKVNPSNKYIVERRKK; encoded by the coding sequence ATGTCAGTTAGAAAATTAAAACCTATTACCCCTGGTCAGCGTTTTAGAGTTGTGAATGGTTTTGACGCCATCACGACTGATAAGCCGGAGCGTTCATTGATCGCACCGATAAAAAACTCAGGTGGTAGAAATAGTCAAGGAAAAATGACCATGCGTTATACAGGCGGTGGTCACAAACAAAGGTATCGTATCATTGATTTCAAAAGAACTAAAGTGGGAATTCCTGCTACAGTGAAATCAATCGAGTATGATCCAAACAGAACTGCTTTTATCGCATTATTGTGGTATGTTGATGGAGAGAAAACGTATATCGTTGCTCAAAATGGTCTACAAGTAGGACAAACTGTTGTATCTGGTGAAGGTGCAGCTCCTGAAATCGGAAATACTTTGCCTTTGAGCAAAATTCCTTTGGGAACTGTAATTTCTTGTATTGAATTACGTCCGGGTCAAGGAGCTACTATTGCTAGAAGCGCAGGAACTTTTGCTCAATTAATGGCAAGAGATGGTAAATATGCAACAATTAAAATGCCGTCAGGAGAAACAAGATTAATCTTGTTGACTTGTTCAGCTACCATTGGAGCAGTATCTAATTCTGACCACCAATTAATCGTATCTGGTAAAGCAGGTAGATCAAGATGGTTAGGTAGAAGACCAAGAACAAGACCGGTAGCTATGAACCCTGTCGATCACCCAATGGGTGGTGGTGAAGGACGTTCTTCTGGAGGTCACCCACGTTCTAGAAAAGGTCTTCCTGCTAAAGGTTATAGAACTCGTTCTAAAGTTAACCCGAGTAACAAGTATATTGTAGAACGCAGAAAGAAATAA
- the rplN gene encoding 50S ribosomal protein L14 produces MVQQESRLKVADNTGAKEVLTIRVLGGTKRRYASVGDKIVVSIKDATPNGNVKKGAVSTAVVVRTKKEVRRADGSYIRFDDNACVLLNAAGEMRGTRVFGPVARELREKQFMKIVSLAPEVL; encoded by the coding sequence ATGGTACAACAAGAATCGAGATTAAAAGTAGCAGATAACACAGGAGCAAAAGAAGTTTTGACTATCCGTGTTTTAGGAGGAACGAAACGTCGTTATGCCTCTGTTGGAGATAAAATTGTAGTGTCAATAAAAGACGCAACACCAAACGGAAACGTGAAAAAAGGTGCTGTTTCTACTGCAGTTGTTGTACGTACCAAAAAAGAAGTGAGAAGAGCCGATGGTTCTTATATCCGTTTTGATGACAATGCTTGTGTTCTTTTGAACGCGGCAGGTGAGATGAGAGGAACACGTGTTTTTGGTCCGGTTGCGAGAGAACTTCGTGAAAAACAATTCATGAAAATTGTATCATTAGCACCAGAAGTGCTTTAA
- the rpsG gene encoding 30S ribosomal protein S7, with amino-acid sequence MRKRAAKKRPLLPDPKFNDQLVTRFVNNLMWDGKKSTAFKVFYDAMDIVEAKKNNDEKASLEVWKDALTNVMPHVEVRSRRVGGATFQIPMQIRPDRKISMAMKWMILYARRRNEKSMAGKLASEILAAAKEEGAAVKKRMDTHKMAEANKAFSHFRF; translated from the coding sequence ATGAGAAAAAGAGCGGCAAAGAAAAGACCACTTTTACCGGATCCTAAATTTAACGATCAGTTAGTGACACGTTTCGTGAACAACTTGATGTGGGATGGTAAGAAATCAACAGCTTTCAAAGTATTCTATGATGCAATGGATATCGTAGAAGCAAAAAAGAACAATGATGAGAAAGCATCATTAGAAGTTTGGAAAGATGCTTTAACCAACGTTATGCCTCACGTAGAAGTACGTAGTCGTAGAGTAGGTGGAGCTACATTCCAAATTCCAATGCAAATCAGACCGGACAGAAAAATCTCTATGGCTATGAAGTGGATGATACTTTATGCTAGAAGAAGAAACGAAAAGTCAATGGCTGGTAAATTAGCTTCTGAAATCTTAGCTGCGGCTAAAGAAGAAGGTGCTGCTGTTAAGAAGAGAATGGATACTCACAAAATGGCAGAAGCAAATAAAGCATTCTCTCACTTTAGATTTTAA
- the rplX gene encoding 50S ribosomal protein L24 — translation MIKLKIKSGDIVTVIAGDHKGSEGKVVSVDREKNKAIVEGVNMVSKHTKPSAKNPQGGIVKKEAPIHISNLALIDPKSKSATKVGIKTEGDKKVRFSKKSNQVL, via the coding sequence ATGATAAAGCTAAAAATAAAATCAGGAGACATCGTTACCGTTATCGCAGGAGACCATAAAGGTTCTGAAGGTAAAGTGGTAAGTGTTGACCGTGAGAAAAACAAAGCAATCGTTGAAGGCGTAAACATGGTTTCGAAACATACAAAACCAAGTGCTAAAAACCCTCAAGGAGGAATTGTTAAGAAAGAAGCTCCTATTCATATCTCAAACCTTGCATTGATTGATCCAAAATCAAAATCTGCCACTAAGGTTGGTATCAAAACAGAAGGAGATAAGAAAGTGAGATTTTCAAAAAAATCTAATCAAGTATTATAG
- the rplC gene encoding 50S ribosomal protein L3: MSGLIGRKIGMTSIFDENGKNIPCTVIEAGPCVVTQVRTNEVDGYTALQLGFDDKTEKHATKADLGHFKKAGTSAKKKVVEFQGFEENYKLGDNITVEVFSEGEFVDVQGVSKGKGFQGVVKRHGFGGVGQATHGQHNRLRAPGSVGASSYPSRVFKGMRMAGRMGGDNVKVQNLRVLKVVAEKNLLVVKGAIPGCKNSYVIIQK; encoded by the coding sequence ATGTCTGGGTTAATTGGAAGAAAAATCGGCATGACTAGCATTTTCGATGAAAACGGGAAAAACATTCCTTGTACAGTAATCGAGGCTGGACCTTGTGTCGTTACCCAAGTCAGAACCAATGAGGTTGACGGGTATACAGCTCTTCAACTTGGTTTCGATGACAAAACAGAAAAACACGCTACTAAAGCTGACTTAGGTCACTTTAAAAAAGCCGGTACTTCTGCTAAGAAAAAAGTCGTTGAATTCCAAGGGTTTGAAGAAAATTACAAATTAGGTGATAACATCACCGTGGAAGTATTCAGCGAAGGAGAATTTGTTGATGTACAAGGTGTATCAAAAGGAAAAGGTTTCCAAGGGGTTGTAAAACGTCACGGTTTTGGTGGTGTTGGACAAGCTACTCACGGACAACACAACCGTTTGAGAGCGCCAGGTTCTGTAGGAGCATCTTCTTATCCATCACGTGTATTCAAAGGAATGCGTATGGCGGGAAGAATGGGAGGTGATAATGTAAAAGTACAAAATCTTAGAGTTTTAAAAGTAGTAGCTGAAAAGAACCTGCTTGTTGTTAAAGGAGCTATTCCTGGATGCAAAAACTCTTACGTAATCATTCAGAAGTAA